From the genome of Helicoverpa zea isolate HzStark_Cry1AcR chromosome 1, ilHelZeax1.1, whole genome shotgun sequence, one region includes:
- the LOC124635397 gene encoding trypsin, alkaline C-like: protein MRFLALLALCFAAIAAVSSNPQRIVGGSVTTIDSYPTLAGLLYSFDFNTYWQACVGAILNNRAILTAASCTDGYANNRWRIRVGSTWANSGGVVHNLAANIIHPSYNYTNNDNDVAIVRSATTFTFNNNVRAASIAGPNYNVADNQAVWVAGWGTTYDGGFASEQLRHILLMTINQNTCRSNYAASSRRYAITDNMLCSGWPAGGRGQCLGDEGSPLYHNGVVVGLYSFGIGCGEDRYPAVNTRVSRYTAWISSNA, encoded by the exons ATGCGTTTCCTTGCTCTGCTAGCTCTCTGCTTCGCGGCCATAGCAG CTGTCTCCAGCAATCCCCAGAGGATTGTGGGTGGATCAGTAACTACTATTGACAGTTACCCTACTCTCGCCGGTCTGCTGTACTCATTTGACTTCAACACCTACTGGCAGGCTTGCGTAGGTGCCATCCTCAACAACAGGGCTATTCTCACCGCTGCTAGCTGCACCGA TGGTTACGCGAACAACCGATGGCGTATCCGTGTTGGCTCCACCTGGGCCAACAGCGGCGGTGTCGTACACAACCTGGCCGCCAATATCATCCACCCCTCATACAACTATACGAACAATGACAATGACGTCGCCATCGTACGCTCCGCTACCACCTTCACCTTCAACAACAATGTTCGTGCTGCTTCCATCGCTGGACCCAACTACAATGTCGCTGACAACCAGGCTGTCTGGGTAGCTGGATGGGGCACAACTTAT GACGGTGGTTTTGCTTCTGAGCAGCTCCGTCACATTCTGCTCATGACCATCAACCAGAACACTTGCAGAAGCAACTACGCGGCTAGCAGCCGTCGCTATGCTATTACCGACAACATGTTGTGCTCCGGCTGGCCCGCCGGTGGTCGTGGCCAGTGCCTGGGTGACGAGGGCTCTCCTCTCTACCACAACGGCGTAGTTGTCGGTCTCTACTCTTTCGGCATTGGATGCGGTGAGGATCGGTACCCCGCTGTCAATACTCGTGTGTCTCGCTACACCGCCTGGATCTCGTCTAACGCATAA